From the genome of Candidatus Electrothrix communis, one region includes:
- a CDS encoding glycine betaine ABC transporter substrate-binding protein, with the protein MRRKITLLFSASLCLLLTFTSTSHSCVGRILNLTVNDSPEQQIVAHIMATYITERTGTTVNIVNSSEDNGAQCPSDICINYLKTGLSGMSSDDQGSDDQENYSLVKEYYIENENLVWLKPFGYKGPVPQQDASLAVPVANRESLAKFPVLDRVINKMGDLIDDSSLEQLIQQVQSGDAESVAKDFLKTKNLI; encoded by the coding sequence ATGCGACGAAAAATTACCCTTCTGTTCTCAGCATCTTTATGTCTGCTGCTGACTTTTACCTCGACAAGCCATAGCTGTGTCGGCCGTATTCTGAATCTGACGGTCAATGATTCTCCTGAACAACAGATTGTTGCACATATCATGGCAACCTATATCACAGAGCGGACAGGGACTACGGTAAATATCGTTAACAGCTCAGAGGATAATGGCGCACAATGTCCCAGCGATATCTGTATCAACTATCTGAAAACGGGTCTGTCCGGTATGAGCAGCGATGACCAGGGAAGCGATGACCAGGAAAACTATAGCCTGGTGAAGGAATACTATATTGAAAACGAAAACTTGGTTTGGCTAAAGCCCTTCGGTTATAAGGGGCCGGTTCCGCAACAGGATGCTTCCTTGGCAGTGCCGGTTGCGAATAGAGAGTCTTTGGCTAAATTTCCTGTCCTTGACCGAGTTATTAATAAAATGGGTGATTTGATTGATGATTCCTCTCTGGAGCAGCTCATTCAGCAGGTGCAGAGCGGAGATGCTGAAAGTGTTGCCAAAGATTTTCTCAAGACCAAAAATTTGATCTGA